A stretch of the Papaver somniferum cultivar HN1 chromosome 6, ASM357369v1, whole genome shotgun sequence genome encodes the following:
- the LOC113290671 gene encoding uncharacterized protein LOC113290671: protein MSPYEAVYSRSPPTTSSYFPGTTSVHVVDLNLLARDHILKLLKFHREAAQARMKSYADNLHTERSFAVNDWVFLRLQPYRQSAVATQTYSKLSPRFYGLFKIIARIGEVAYKLEFPAESRIHPVFHVSQLKLKLGASIIAEIVLPNVIDYEKWEPEAILERKMFKKDNKAGTKWLVQLKDHSPEEATWEDADDILLCFPDIEA, encoded by the coding sequence ATGTCACCTTATGAGGCTGTATATAGTAGATCTCCACCAACAACCTCCAGTTACTTTCCTGGAACTACATCAGTTCATGTTGTTGATCTCAACTTGCTAGCACGAGACCATATACTCAAATTACTTAAATTCCATCGAGAAGCTGCTCAAGCAAGAATGAAGTCTTATGCTGATAACCTCCATACTGAGAGGAGTTTTGCAGTAAATGATTGGGTATTCCTTCGTTTACAACCTTATAGACAATCCGCAGTGGCGACTCAAACGTATTCTAAACTATCTCCTCGATTCTATGGACTTTTTAAAATCATTGCAAGAATAGGGGAAGTTGCATATAAGTTAGAATTTCCTGCTGAAAGTCGTATTCATCCAGTTTTTCATGTTTCACAACTAAAACTTAAACTTGGTGCTTCTATTATTGCTGAGATAGTTTTACCTAATGTTATTGATTATGAAAAGTGGGAACCGGAAGCTATACTGGAAAGGAAGATGTTCAAAAAAGATAATAAAGCTGGAACTAAATGGTTAGTTCAATTGAAGGATCATTCTCCAGAAGAAGCTACATGGGAAGATGCAGATGATATCCTTTTGTGTTTTCCAGATATTGAAGCTTGA